The Aureitalea marina genome includes a window with the following:
- a CDS encoding DUF5041 domain-containing protein translates to MKKYILLVFLMISLVSYSQEQRAVDQRPQIEKEDSNDFYNQAEMTKLDLLQALEMAGIGAHKFNIGTFDKEYKLQIFADEYIQGKLINTDTLVDFTNDYGFWIDGEYNQGFIDQIKIFTKTEENNSTLNIRTYALGTTKEINLGKTDHRQFYNWRAYEDTQWKLNQKVPLLIFASSWLDKQYNFHRFCGVVNLKENDEGTQELLDYSPNYVVINYKISETENQKTLE, encoded by the coding sequence ATGAAAAAATACATCCTCCTTGTCTTTTTAATGATCAGCCTGGTTTCTTATTCGCAAGAACAGCGAGCGGTCGATCAACGTCCTCAGATCGAGAAAGAAGACTCTAATGACTTTTACAACCAGGCCGAAATGACCAAGCTCGATCTGCTTCAGGCTTTGGAAATGGCCGGGATAGGCGCACACAAATTCAACATCGGGACCTTTGACAAGGAATACAAGTTGCAAATTTTTGCAGACGAATACATACAAGGTAAATTGATAAACACCGATACCCTGGTCGATTTTACTAATGACTATGGCTTCTGGATAGATGGAGAATACAATCAGGGGTTCATCGATCAGATCAAGATCTTTACCAAGACGGAAGAAAATAACAGTACATTGAATATCCGGACCTACGCCCTGGGAACCACCAAGGAAATTAATCTGGGTAAAACGGACCACAGACAGTTTTACAATTGGAGAGCTTATGAGGATACCCAGTGGAAACTAAACCAAAAAGTCCCGCTGCTGATCTTTGCCTCTTCCTGGCTGGACAAGCAGTACAATTTTCACCGCTTTTGCGGAGTGGTCAACCTGAAGGAAAACGACGAGGGAACCCAGGAACTTCTGGATTATTCGCCCAATTATGTGGTGATCAACTATAAAATTTCTGAAACCGAAAACCAAAAAACGCTTGAGTAA
- a CDS encoding response regulator transcription factor, whose translation MSNNIHILLAEDEPALGQIVKESLETRDFRVTLCPDGALAKDAYEQELPDILVLDVMMPKKDGFTLAREIRQQDRDTPILFLTAKSQTADVVEGFTLGGNDYLKKPFSMEELIVRVENLLDRKKSDAKLEQIQIGGFRFDLKKQLLQYQEEEAVSLTHREAHLLFHLQNNRNQVLDRSMILKKLWNDDDFFSARSMDVFITKLRKKLKKDPDLQIVNVRGYGYKLIC comes from the coding sequence ATGAGTAATAACATCCACATCCTGTTGGCTGAAGACGAACCTGCCCTGGGCCAGATCGTCAAGGAAAGTCTAGAAACCCGGGATTTCCGGGTGACCCTCTGTCCCGATGGCGCCCTGGCCAAGGATGCCTACGAGCAAGAGTTGCCAGATATACTGGTACTGGATGTGATGATGCCAAAAAAGGACGGTTTTACCCTGGCCCGTGAGATACGACAACAGGATAGAGATACTCCCATCCTCTTTCTGACCGCCAAATCTCAAACAGCCGATGTGGTAGAGGGATTTACGCTAGGCGGCAACGATTACTTGAAGAAACCCTTCAGCATGGAGGAACTCATTGTGCGGGTAGAAAATTTGCTGGATCGCAAGAAAAGCGATGCCAAACTGGAGCAGATACAGATCGGGGGCTTTCGTTTCGACCTGAAGAAACAACTGTTGCAATACCAAGAGGAAGAAGCGGTTTCCCTCACCCACCGGGAAGCCCATTTACTGTTCCATTTGCAGAACAACCGAAACCAGGTACTAGACCGTTCCATGATCCTAAAAAAACTTTGGAACGACGATGACTTCTTCAGTGCTCGCAGTATGGATGTCTTTATCACCAAACTTCGAAAAAAACTGAAGAAGGATCCAGATCTGCAGATCGTCAATGTCCGGGGGTATGGATACAAACTGATCTGCTGA
- a CDS encoding GLPGLI family protein has protein sequence MRTQLTITLFFSLMVSVMLAQDFTGIATYKTQRKMELQLDSTMNDAMQEQIQAMLKKQFQQEYTLEFDKNQGVYKRVQKLDDKSTMSSGGMQIVIAGSGSNNVRYSNVEENRLAYKNEIFGKVFLIKDELEEQQWVMTKETKNIGEYLCFKATYEDTREVRSFSTGDEDEEGEETVTEEAFTVTAWYTPQIPVKLGPDDYHGLPGLILEVNDGTTTMLCSKVVLNPKDGVDLTEPKTGKVVTQEEFREIMDAKMEEMNEQYQSDGRRNGQRGFQIRIGG, from the coding sequence ATGAGAACACAATTAACGATCACTTTATTTTTCAGCCTGATGGTTTCTGTCATGCTCGCTCAGGATTTTACGGGTATCGCTACCTATAAGACACAGCGAAAGATGGAATTGCAATTGGATAGCACCATGAACGATGCCATGCAGGAGCAGATCCAGGCCATGCTCAAAAAACAATTCCAGCAGGAATACACCCTGGAATTTGACAAGAATCAAGGTGTCTATAAGCGGGTACAAAAGCTGGACGATAAATCCACCATGTCCAGTGGCGGTATGCAGATTGTCATTGCTGGTTCCGGTAGCAACAACGTCCGGTACTCCAATGTGGAAGAGAACAGATTGGCTTACAAGAACGAGATCTTTGGCAAGGTCTTTCTGATCAAGGATGAATTGGAGGAACAGCAATGGGTGATGACCAAAGAAACCAAAAACATTGGTGAATACCTCTGTTTTAAAGCCACCTACGAGGATACTCGGGAGGTGCGCAGTTTCTCTACGGGAGATGAAGACGAGGAAGGTGAAGAGACCGTTACTGAAGAGGCCTTTACAGTGACCGCCTGGTACACTCCTCAGATCCCGGTCAAATTAGGTCCGGACGATTATCACGGCTTGCCCGGACTGATCTTGGAGGTGAATGACGGTACAACCACCATGCTCTGCAGTAAAGTGGTGCTCAACCCGAAGGATGGGGTGGACCTCACTGAACCGAAAACCGGAAAAGTTGTAACCCAGGAAGAATTCCGCGAGATCATGGATGCCAAGATGGAGGAAATGAACGAGCAGTATCAATCCGACGGCAGACGAAATGGTCAACGCGGATTCCAGATCCGAATAGGAGGCTAA
- a CDS encoding inorganic diphosphatase, whose protein sequence is MTAEKVNTFDVLIEIPKGSRNKYEYDFRLKKIRYDRMIFSSMMYPADYGFIPETLALDGDPLDVLVLVTEPTFPGCVIEVKPIGVFHMTDEKGPDEKVICVPISDPIASKVNDLSELNPHLKAEIEHFFQVYKDLEEKKVDVGGWGDVTEARDIVAKCIDRFRASDVPVNDVSIR, encoded by the coding sequence ATGACCGCTGAAAAGGTAAACACCTTCGATGTATTGATCGAGATCCCAAAAGGGAGCCGAAATAAATATGAATACGACTTCCGCTTGAAGAAGATCCGGTATGACCGGATGATCTTCTCTTCCATGATGTATCCCGCCGATTACGGCTTTATCCCAGAGACCCTTGCTTTGGATGGGGATCCGCTGGATGTGTTGGTATTGGTTACCGAGCCTACCTTCCCCGGTTGTGTGATCGAAGTAAAGCCAATTGGTGTCTTTCATATGACGGACGAGAAAGGGCCGGACGAGAAAGTGATCTGTGTTCCTATAAGCGATCCCATTGCCAGTAAGGTGAATGATCTGTCCGAGTTGAATCCGCACCTCAAGGCCGAGATCGAGCACTTTTTCCAGGTATACAAAGACCTGGAAGAAAAGAAGGTCGATGTTGGCGGCTGGGGAGACGTGACCGAAGCCCGCGATATCGTGGCCAAATGTATTGACCGTTTCCGCGCCAGCGATGTGCCGGTAAACGATGTAAGTATCAGGTAG
- a CDS encoding pyruvate dehydrogenase complex E1 component subunit beta — translation MKTLQFREAVAEAMSEEMRRDDTIYLMGEEVAEYNGAYKASKGMLDEFGEKRVIDTPISELGFAGVAVGSAMNGNRPIVEFMTFNFSLVGIDQIINNAAKIRQMSGGQMNCPIVFRGPTASAGQLAATHSQAFESWYANCPGLKVVVPSNPADAKGLLKSAIRDDDPVIFMESEQMYGDKGEVPEGEYLIPLGVADIKRSGNDVTIVSFGKIIKEAYAAAEKLAEEGIQCEIIDLRTVRPMDHKTILDSVKKTNRLVILEEAWPFGNVATEITYQVQAQAFDYLDAPIVKINTADTPAPYSPVLLQEWLPNSEDVIKAVHKVMYA, via the coding sequence ATGAAGACCTTACAATTCAGAGAGGCAGTAGCCGAGGCCATGAGCGAAGAAATGCGACGCGACGATACCATCTATCTGATGGGAGAAGAAGTGGCGGAATACAATGGTGCCTACAAGGCCAGTAAAGGCATGCTGGACGAGTTCGGAGAAAAGCGGGTGATCGATACCCCGATCTCCGAGTTAGGATTTGCCGGAGTGGCCGTTGGTAGTGCCATGAATGGCAACAGGCCGATAGTCGAGTTCATGACCTTTAACTTTTCCCTGGTAGGGATAGACCAGATCATCAATAACGCGGCTAAGATCCGCCAGATGAGTGGTGGTCAGATGAATTGTCCCATCGTCTTCAGGGGTCCGACGGCTTCTGCCGGACAGCTGGCAGCTACCCACTCCCAAGCATTTGAGAGTTGGTATGCCAATTGCCCTGGATTGAAAGTTGTTGTTCCTTCCAATCCGGCCGATGCAAAAGGCTTATTGAAAAGTGCCATCCGCGATGACGATCCAGTCATCTTTATGGAGAGTGAACAAATGTATGGTGACAAGGGAGAGGTGCCCGAGGGCGAATACCTGATCCCACTTGGTGTGGCCGATATCAAACGCAGTGGTAACGATGTGACCATCGTTTCCTTCGGGAAGATCATTAAGGAGGCTTATGCGGCCGCCGAGAAACTGGCCGAAGAAGGAATCCAATGCGAGATCATCGATCTGAGGACCGTAAGGCCCATGGATCACAAGACCATACTGGACTCGGTCAAAAAGACCAACCGTTTGGTGATACTGGAAGAAGCCTGGCCATTTGGGAATGTGGCAACCGAGATCACCTACCAGGTCCAGGCCCAGGCATTCGATTACCTGGATGCTCCGATCGTCAAGATCAACACGGCCGACACCCCGGCGCCTTATTCGCCGGTATTGCTCCAAGAGTGGCTTCCCAACAGTGAGGATGTCATCAAGGCCGTGCACAAGGTGATGTACGCCTAA
- a CDS encoding DUF5686 and carboxypeptidase-like regulatory domain-containing protein, whose product MRQTLLFIAFLFTSLLWSQTKVSGTVIDEYDEPVAFANVIFKDSNEGTITDENGRFYLESDDSYEAIWVSFVGYELNIVELDRRTTYELVVTLKEEAAALDQVVVYSGKTSKKDNPALDILRKIWENKRENGVRQFKQYSYDKYEKLEFDLNTIDSALVQSKIFRGMEFIFEQVDTSNVTGNTYLPIFVNEEISKVYGDNILGKEKEILEGNKNSGFENNQSIIAFTQDLYSDYNVYDNYLKFFNKAFTSPLSTTGIDVYNYVLLDSAYRDNKWCYNIVYYPRRKNELTFKGDFWVNDSTWAIKEINLQASKSANLNWVREVYIEQEFDVLNDSIFLITKDYFLSDFSLRKKEGARGVYGKRTTFYNNYVFDEPKDKAFYKEQIDPYQYEIYNRPDSFWEEKRVEPLSKDEKGVYKMLDTLKTVPRFKALYDVGATLASGYYEFKNFDYGPIFSTFGYNEAEGIRVRAGGRTYFGQNDLWRLEGYVAYGFRDNKFKYGISGKWLVDRESRLILFGGNRRDVEQTGARLTATTDVLGRSLASSALITVGANDQLTNLNLTTVGFELEPVKNFTTRFRVTYRTLRSATDAFSLSWLDEDGQVQNEIKQPALEVILGFTPGRRTIGYGVERKVINEEKFPVFFLGYGVGLKDFLGGDFDYQKVQGLYTQPWNIGGFGRAWTTLEAGKIFGDVPLGLLSPIPGNQTLWSIYNTFNQLDFYEFVSDTYVSFHLQHNFGGRIFSRIPGIRKLNLREVVGFRAVYGSISDANVALNVDRQGNPIIYQAPEDVYWEWSVGVGNIFKVFRIDFNFRGNYLDNPGARQFGVTGTFGFSF is encoded by the coding sequence ATGAGGCAAACTTTACTCTTTATTGCATTTCTCTTTACCTCCTTATTGTGGTCGCAGACCAAGGTAAGTGGCACCGTCATTGACGAATACGACGAACCCGTGGCCTTTGCCAATGTGATCTTTAAGGATTCCAATGAGGGGACCATTACCGACGAGAATGGTCGGTTCTACCTGGAAAGTGACGATAGTTACGAAGCCATCTGGGTGTCTTTTGTGGGTTATGAGCTCAACATAGTCGAACTGGACCGTCGTACCACCTATGAATTGGTGGTCACTCTGAAAGAAGAGGCCGCAGCCCTGGACCAGGTCGTAGTCTATAGCGGTAAAACCTCCAAAAAAGACAACCCGGCCCTGGATATACTGCGTAAGATCTGGGAAAACAAAAGGGAGAATGGGGTCAGGCAATTCAAACAATACAGCTACGACAAATACGAAAAACTGGAATTCGACCTGAATACCATTGATTCTGCCCTAGTACAGAGTAAGATCTTCAGGGGGATGGAATTCATCTTTGAGCAGGTGGACACTTCCAATGTGACGGGGAACACTTACCTGCCGATCTTTGTGAACGAGGAAATTTCCAAGGTCTACGGGGATAATATTCTGGGCAAGGAAAAGGAAATACTGGAAGGGAATAAGAACTCCGGATTTGAGAACAATCAAAGTATTATTGCTTTTACCCAGGACCTCTACAGTGATTACAATGTTTATGACAATTACCTGAAATTCTTCAATAAGGCCTTTACTTCACCCCTATCGACTACCGGGATAGATGTCTATAATTATGTATTGCTAGACAGTGCCTATCGCGATAACAAATGGTGCTACAATATTGTGTACTATCCCAGGCGAAAAAACGAACTGACCTTTAAGGGTGACTTTTGGGTGAACGATTCCACCTGGGCCATCAAGGAGATCAACCTGCAGGCCTCTAAAAGTGCCAACCTAAACTGGGTGCGGGAGGTCTATATCGAGCAGGAATTCGATGTGCTGAACGATTCCATCTTCCTGATCACTAAAGACTATTTCCTGTCCGATTTCAGTCTCCGGAAAAAGGAGGGCGCCAGGGGTGTTTATGGAAAAAGGACCACTTTCTACAATAATTATGTCTTTGATGAACCCAAGGACAAGGCATTTTACAAGGAACAGATCGATCCCTATCAATACGAGATCTACAATAGACCGGACAGTTTTTGGGAAGAGAAACGGGTAGAGCCCCTGAGTAAAGATGAAAAGGGGGTTTACAAGATGCTGGATACACTGAAAACCGTTCCAAGATTCAAGGCGCTTTATGATGTAGGCGCTACCCTGGCATCGGGTTATTACGAATTCAAGAATTTTGACTACGGGCCCATCTTCTCCACCTTCGGATATAATGAGGCTGAAGGAATCCGGGTACGGGCAGGAGGACGAACCTACTTTGGACAAAATGACCTCTGGCGCCTGGAAGGTTATGTGGCCTACGGTTTTAGAGACAACAAATTCAAGTACGGGATATCGGGCAAGTGGCTGGTGGACAGGGAATCCAGGTTAATTCTCTTTGGGGGTAACCGAAGGGATGTAGAACAGACTGGGGCAAGGCTTACGGCAACAACCGATGTCCTTGGAAGGAGTTTGGCTTCTTCTGCCCTGATCACTGTAGGTGCCAACGACCAGCTAACCAATCTCAATCTGACCACGGTTGGTTTTGAGTTGGAGCCTGTGAAAAATTTTACAACCCGTTTTAGAGTAACCTACAGGACCCTGAGATCTGCAACAGATGCTTTCAGCCTGAGTTGGCTGGACGAGGATGGGCAGGTACAGAATGAGATCAAACAACCAGCTCTGGAGGTCATTCTCGGTTTTACCCCAGGGAGGCGAACCATAGGCTATGGGGTAGAACGAAAAGTTATCAACGAAGAAAAATTTCCCGTCTTTTTTCTGGGTTATGGAGTCGGTCTCAAAGATTTCCTGGGTGGGGATTTCGATTATCAGAAGGTACAGGGACTATACACCCAACCCTGGAATATTGGTGGCTTTGGTAGGGCATGGACCACCTTGGAGGCCGGAAAGATCTTCGGGGATGTGCCTTTGGGGCTACTGAGCCCTATTCCGGGTAACCAAACCTTGTGGAGTATTTACAATACATTCAATCAGCTGGATTTCTACGAATTTGTGAGTGATACCTATGTCTCCTTCCACCTGCAGCACAATTTTGGAGGCCGCATATTTTCGCGGATTCCTGGAATACGCAAATTAAACCTGCGTGAAGTGGTTGGATTCCGGGCTGTTTACGGTTCTATTTCGGATGCCAATGTGGCCCTGAATGTGGATAGGCAGGGAAATCCTATCATCTACCAGGCACCGGAAGATGTCTATTGGGAATGGAGTGTTGGAGTAGGTAATATCTTTAAGGTGTTTCGCATCGACTTCAATTTTCGCGGAAATTATCTGGACAACCCCGGTGCCCGTCAATTTGGGGTCACCGGAACCTTTGGATTCTCCTTTTAA
- a CDS encoding deoxynucleoside kinase: protein MHVAVAGNIGSGKTTLTRLLAKHYRWKAHYEDVEDNPYLDDFYNQMERWSFNLQIYFLNSRFRQIVDIRRRGKNVIQDRTIYEDAYIFAPNLHAMGLMTNRDFENYRSLFDLMESVTEGPDLLIYLRSSIPNLVKQIHARGREYENSISIDYLSRLNERYEAWVHNYDKGGLLVIDVDELNFVDSPEDLGVVINKIDAQLHGLFQD, encoded by the coding sequence ATGCACGTCGCCGTCGCAGGAAACATTGGCTCCGGAAAAACCACGCTTACCCGTCTTTTGGCTAAGCATTATCGCTGGAAAGCACATTACGAAGATGTAGAGGACAATCCCTATCTGGACGATTTTTACAACCAGATGGAACGCTGGTCCTTCAACCTGCAGATCTATTTCCTGAATAGTCGCTTCCGGCAGATCGTGGATATCCGCAGAAGAGGGAAGAATGTGATACAGGATAGGACCATATACGAAGATGCCTACATCTTCGCTCCTAACCTACATGCCATGGGACTGATGACTAACCGGGATTTTGAGAATTACCGTTCACTGTTCGACCTGATGGAAAGCGTAACCGAAGGCCCGGACTTGTTGATCTACCTCAGAAGTTCCATTCCCAACCTGGTCAAACAGATACACGCCCGCGGCAGGGAATACGAGAATTCCATCAGCATAGACTACCTCAGCCGATTGAATGAGCGATACGAGGCCTGGGTCCACAATTACGACAAAGGCGGCCTCTTGGTCATCGATGTAGATGAACTCAATTTTGTAGATAGCCCGGAGGACCTGGGAGTGGTCATCAACAAGATAGACGCCCAACTGCACGGTCTTTTCCAGGACTAG
- a CDS encoding sensor histidine kinase, giving the protein MIASLLYLLAVIRRQKALAEIKNDLISNITHEFKTPIATIGVALEAIESFSGEEQNQRTHKYVQMSTEQLERLNGMVEKLLDTASLDRGEVILNTEPTNLVAMLDRLIHSEAMVQSGKQLNFESETEEILYPVDPFHFENAINNILDNAVKYGGDKIDLHIGRNTEAVVIRIQDSGNGLSGEHRKRIFEKFYRIPAGNTHDVKGYGIGLYYSLSMIEKHGGQLQLISTEPTTFEIRLPHE; this is encoded by the coding sequence GTGATTGCTTCTCTACTTTACTTACTGGCGGTTATCCGCAGACAGAAAGCACTGGCCGAGATCAAGAATGACCTCATCTCCAACATCACCCACGAGTTCAAGACTCCCATCGCGACCATAGGTGTGGCCCTGGAAGCCATCGAATCATTTAGCGGGGAAGAGCAAAATCAGCGGACACATAAGTACGTGCAGATGAGTACCGAACAATTGGAGAGGCTTAACGGGATGGTAGAAAAGCTCCTGGATACGGCTTCCCTGGACCGGGGAGAGGTTATACTGAATACCGAACCAACCAACCTGGTTGCCATGCTGGACCGGCTCATTCATTCGGAAGCCATGGTCCAGTCTGGTAAGCAGTTGAACTTTGAGTCTGAAACCGAAGAGATCCTTTACCCGGTAGATCCATTTCACTTTGAGAACGCCATCAATAACATCCTGGATAATGCCGTAAAATATGGAGGCGATAAGATCGATCTGCATATAGGTCGGAATACAGAAGCTGTGGTCATTAGAATACAGGATTCCGGCAATGGCCTAAGCGGAGAGCATAGAAAGCGGATATTTGAGAAATTCTATCGCATCCCTGCCGGGAATACTCACGATGTAAAGGGCTACGGTATTGGTCTGTACTACTCACTGAGTATGATCGAAAAGCACGGTGGGCAGTTGCAGTTGATCTCGACAGAACCTACTACCTTTGAGATAAGACTACCGCATGAGTAA
- a CDS encoding sodium-translocating pyrophosphatase has protein sequence MEQNMIYVPIALAILGLIFMVIKMGWVKKQPAGSEKMQSISKSIKEGALAFLSAEYRLLLIFAVIAAVLLYIVSTQVESTSWLIVPAFFCGAIFSALAGNIGMRVATEANARTAEAAKTSLPQALKVSFGGGTVMGLGVAGLAVLGLSLFFLLFTGMFLGDEGGFYKNMTIVLEALAGFSLGAESIALFARVGGGIYTKAADVGADLVGKVEAGIPEDDPRNPATIADNVGDNVGDVAGMGADLFGSYVATVLAAMVLGNYVIRDMSTSEPYTDAFNNMGPILLPLVIAGVGVLASIIGTFLVKIKNNEAKEPQVQKALDLGNWTAIVLTLVASWFLIDYMLPETMTMNFFGEGMKDIPSRHVFYACMIGLAVGALISYVTAHYTSLGKKPVLDIVKNSSTGAATNIIAGLAVGMKSTFFSVLLFAAAIYGSYELAGFYGVALAASAMMATTAMQLAIDAFGPIADNAGGVAEMSELEDHVRERTDILDSVGNTTAAVGKGFAIASAALTALALFAAYVTFTGIDGINIFKADVLAALFVGGMIPVIFSALAMQSVGKAAMEMVQEVRRQFREIPGIMEGKATPEYAKCVDISTRAALKEMLLPGLITIITPIIIGLAFGAEPLGGYMAGVCVSGVMWAIFQNNAGGAWDNAKKSFEAGVEINGEMTYKGSDAHKAAVTGDTVGDPFKDTSGPSMNILIKLTCLVGLVMAPLLGGHGSETALAEGEQMIFVSEDGTTTVLADKQAVKDISKEVQVEMSVEDDGTHTAVVTVTTTENGEESTETRTFTGATAEDVKAQVEAFRGADVRVKGDVIEVIEEIEEDIEEEQQ, from the coding sequence ATGGAACAGAACATGATTTATGTGCCGATCGCCTTGGCTATCCTGGGCTTGATCTTTATGGTGATCAAGATGGGATGGGTCAAGAAGCAACCTGCTGGTAGCGAAAAGATGCAATCTATTTCCAAGAGTATCAAGGAAGGGGCCTTGGCATTTCTTAGTGCCGAGTACCGATTGCTGCTGATCTTCGCTGTGATTGCTGCGGTCTTACTATACATTGTATCTACCCAGGTAGAATCGACCAGTTGGTTGATCGTGCCGGCTTTCTTCTGTGGAGCCATCTTCTCTGCCCTGGCAGGGAATATCGGGATGCGTGTCGCTACTGAGGCCAACGCCCGAACTGCAGAAGCCGCCAAAACCAGTTTGCCACAAGCCTTGAAAGTTTCCTTCGGAGGAGGAACTGTAATGGGGCTGGGTGTAGCCGGGTTGGCCGTGCTGGGTCTGAGTCTGTTCTTCCTGTTGTTTACCGGGATGTTCCTGGGCGATGAAGGAGGGTTCTATAAAAATATGACCATCGTTCTGGAGGCCCTAGCCGGGTTCTCATTGGGAGCTGAGAGTATCGCACTCTTTGCCCGTGTAGGAGGTGGAATCTACACCAAGGCCGCCGATGTAGGAGCTGACCTTGTTGGTAAGGTAGAGGCTGGAATTCCGGAGGACGATCCGCGTAACCCAGCTACCATTGCCGACAACGTTGGTGACAACGTAGGAGATGTTGCCGGTATGGGGGCTGACCTGTTCGGTTCTTATGTGGCAACTGTTCTTGCAGCCATGGTATTGGGTAACTATGTGATCCGTGATATGTCTACCAGTGAGCCATACACTGATGCATTCAACAATATGGGGCCAATTCTGCTTCCTCTGGTAATCGCAGGGGTTGGTGTACTAGCCTCTATTATCGGGACCTTCCTGGTGAAGATCAAGAACAACGAGGCTAAAGAGCCTCAGGTTCAAAAAGCACTGGATCTGGGTAACTGGACTGCCATCGTTCTGACCTTGGTAGCAAGCTGGTTCCTGATCGACTATATGCTGCCGGAGACCATGACCATGAACTTCTTTGGGGAAGGTATGAAAGACATACCCTCTCGTCACGTATTCTATGCGTGTATGATCGGTTTGGCGGTAGGAGCTCTTATCTCTTATGTTACGGCGCACTATACCAGTTTAGGTAAAAAGCCAGTTCTGGACATTGTGAAGAATTCTTCGACCGGAGCTGCTACCAACATCATTGCCGGTCTGGCCGTAGGGATGAAGTCTACCTTCTTCTCTGTACTGCTTTTCGCTGCTGCTATCTATGGTTCTTACGAACTAGCCGGGTTCTACGGGGTTGCACTAGCTGCCTCTGCCATGATGGCCACCACGGCCATGCAGTTGGCTATCGACGCATTTGGACCTATCGCGGATAACGCCGGTGGTGTTGCCGAAATGTCCGAGTTGGAAGACCACGTACGTGAACGTACTGACATACTGGATTCAGTTGGAAATACAACTGCTGCTGTTGGTAAAGGATTCGCGATCGCCTCTGCTGCCCTAACAGCCTTAGCCCTGTTTGCTGCCTATGTGACCTTTACGGGAATCGATGGGATCAACATCTTTAAGGCGGATGTTCTTGCTGCCTTGTTCGTAGGAGGAATGATCCCAGTGATCTTCTCGGCTCTTGCCATGCAAAGTGTAGGTAAGGCCGCCATGGAAATGGTACAGGAAGTGCGTCGTCAGTTCCGTGAGATCCCCGGGATCATGGAAGGAAAGGCCACTCCAGAGTATGCCAAGTGTGTGGATATCTCGACCAGAGCTGCACTGAAGGAAATGCTTCTTCCTGGTCTGATCACCATTATAACCCCAATTATCATCGGATTGGCATTCGGTGCCGAGCCTCTTGGAGGCTATATGGCAGGAGTTTGTGTGAGCGGTGTGATGTGGGCCATCTTCCAGAACAATGCTGGAGGAGCCTGGGACAACGCTAAGAAATCTTTCGAAGCCGGTGTAGAGATCAATGGTGAGATGACCTATAAGGGAAGTGATGCCCACAAGGCGGCTGTAACCGGAGATACTGTTGGAGATCCATTTAAGGATACTTCCGGACCTTCCATGAACATCCTGATCAAACTGACTTGTCTGGTAGGATTGGTAATGGCTCCGCTATTAGGAGGTCACGGATCTGAAACAGCCCTGGCAGAAGGAGAGCAAATGATCTTTGTTTCTGAAGATGGGACTACAACTGTACTAGCAGATAAGCAGGCTGTGAAGGACATCTCTAAAGAAGTGCAAGTTGAAATGTCTGTCGAAGATGATGGTACCCATACCGCTGTGGTTACTGTGACTACTACAGAGAATGGCGAAGAGAGCACTGAGACAAGAACCTTTACCGGAGCTACCGCAGAAGATGTGAAAGCCCAGGTAGAAGCCTTTAGAGGTGCTGATGTTCGTGTAAAAGGGGATGTGATCGAAGTGATCGAAGAGATCGAAGAAGACATAGAGGAAGAACAGCAATAG